DNA sequence from the Streptomyces sp. CA-210063 genome:
GCGGGAACTGTAAGCGGAGTAAGCCCGCGAGTTACGCAGGTTACAACGACCCTGGAGCCTGGAGCTGCCACGAGATCTCGGGGGGAGGACGCATGGAATCCGAGTCGGAGCCTTACGTCCGTCTGACCACGCTGCGGCAGCTGCACCAGGTGATGGCGGACATGAACACCGCACGCAGCCTGGCCGACACGCTGCAGACCGTCGCCGACGGTGTGGTCAACGGCCTCGGGTACGAACTGGCCTGCGTGAACCTCGTCCGCCCCGACGGCGACCTGGTGGTCGCCGCCCTCTCCGGGAACTCCGCCGCCGAGGCCCTGATCAGCGGCCGCGTCGGCTCCCGCGCCTCCTGGGACCGCCGGCTGTCCATGGGCGAGTCCTGGGGTGACCTGCGGTTCATCCCGCACACCGAGGGCTGGGTGCTGGACGAGGACGACGTACCGCAGTGGTACACCGACGGGCCCGCGCCCCGCTTCGAGGACGAGTGGCACCCCTCCGACCGGCTCTTCGCGCCCATGTACACCCCGGGCGCCGGTGGTGCCTCCTGCGGTGAGCTGCTGGGGGTCATTTCCGTGGACCGGCCGCGAAACGGTCGGCGACCGGGCGCATGGGGACGAGAAGCGCTCCAGATGTACGCCTTCCAGGCCGCCATCGCGATCAGCAACGCTCGCCTTCGCGCCAACATGCAGCGTGCACTGGTCAGGCTCGAAAGGGAGCAGCAGGCGCTCCGCGCCAGCGAGGAATCCTTCCGTCAGGCCTTCGAGTACGCCCCCTCCGGCATGGCCATCGCCGAGATGGGCGGTGAGCAGCACGGCCGGATTCTCCGGACCAATGACGCGCTGTGCCGGCTGCTGGGGCGGCCCGCCTCCGCCATGCGGCGCTATTCGTTCTCCGACCTCGTCCACCCCGAGGACATAGGCACCCTGCTGCGGACCTCCGCCGAGGGCGGGCGCGCGGAGCTGCGGCTCGGGCGGCGCGACGGGACGTACGTGTGGGTGTCGCTGCGCAACAGCGTGGTCGCGGACGCCGCCGACGGGCCCCGCTTCCTGCTCACCCACGTCGAGGACATCGAGGAGCGCAAGCGGCGCGAGCTCCAGCTCGCGCACCGGGCCTCGCACGACGCGCTCACCGGCCTGCCGAACTCCGCCGAGCTGCGCTCGCGCCTCTCCGCCCGGATCTGCCAGCGCCCCCAGTCCCTCCCGGCCGGCGCGGCCGCCGACTCGATGAACGCGGCCTTCGGGCAGTTCGGGGAGCAGGGGGAGTTCGGGGAGCACGGCGCCGGCGAACAGCCGCCGCGGCTGCCGCACCCGTCGTTCGACGCGTACGAGGCCGGCGGGCACGCCTTCGACTTCCACGCGGCCGGTGGGCCGTACGACGCCTTCGATCATCATGTGCACGCCGTCGCGCCCGAGGGCGAGCGGGACGACGGGACCAAGGGGCTCGCGGTGCTCTTCTGCGACCTCGACG
Encoded proteins:
- the cdgB gene encoding diguanylate cyclase CdgB, whose translation is MESESEPYVRLTTLRQLHQVMADMNTARSLADTLQTVADGVVNGLGYELACVNLVRPDGDLVVAALSGNSAAEALISGRVGSRASWDRRLSMGESWGDLRFIPHTEGWVLDEDDVPQWYTDGPAPRFEDEWHPSDRLFAPMYTPGAGGASCGELLGVISVDRPRNGRRPGAWGREALQMYAFQAAIAISNARLRANMQRALVRLEREQQALRASEESFRQAFEYAPSGMAIAEMGGEQHGRILRTNDALCRLLGRPASAMRRYSFSDLVHPEDIGTLLRTSAEGGRAELRLGRRDGTYVWVSLRNSVVADAADGPRFLLTHVEDIEERKRRELQLAHRASHDALTGLPNSAELRSRLSARICQRPQSLPAGAAADSMNAAFGQFGEQGEFGEHGAGEQPPRLPHPSFDAYEAGGHAFDFHAAGGPYDAFDHHVHAVAPEGERDDGTKGLAVLFCDLDGFKSINDRFGHNAGDAVLIEVARRLSRGVRDGDTVARLGGDEFVVLADGLGRADAQDLAVRLRNEIIQPIRVDGRAMRVGASFGIGWAHCGITADEVLKSADERMYVEKRSRPRQHRRAG